A region from the Pelobates fuscus isolate aPelFus1 chromosome 3, aPelFus1.pri, whole genome shotgun sequence genome encodes:
- the SNRNP27 gene encoding U4/U6.U5 small nuclear ribonucleoprotein 27 kDa protein yields MVRSRSRSPERRRERRRSRSTSRERERRARRERSRSRERRRSRSRSPHRRRSRSPRRPRSSSLSPLRLKDRRDEEKKELKEGKGATKEREMTEEDLEGKTEEEIEMMKLMGFDSFDTTKGKKVDGSVNAYAINVSQKRKYRQYMNRKGGFNRPLDFIA; encoded by the exons ATGGTTCGGAGTCGCAGCCGGTCGCCGGAGAGACGGAGAG AGCGTAGGCGTTCGCGATCTACTTCCAGGGAACGTGAGAGGAGGGCGCGGCGAGAGCGCTCCAGGTCCCGGGAGAGGCGTAGAAGTCGCTCACGTTCCCCACACAGACGTCGTTCAAG GTCTCCCCGCAGGCCCAGGTCTTCCTCACTATCCCCTTTAAGACTTAAGGATAGGCGTGATGAAGAAAAGAAGGAACTTAAAGAAGGCAAAGGGGCAACCAAGGAACGGGAAATGACTG AGGAAGATCTTGAGGGGAAAACAGAAGAGGAGATTGAAATGATGAAACTAATGGGGTTTGATTCATTTGACACCACCAAG gggaAGAAAGTTGATGGATCTGTTAACGCATATGCAATAAACGTATCTCAAAAGCGAAAATACAG GCAGTACATGAACAGAAAAGGAGGTTTCAACAGACCACTGGACTTCATTGCCTAA